The genomic interval GGTCAAGGGGCACGACCCGGAGCGCCCCGACGACATCGGCACCGTCCGCGGCCAGGCCACCGTCGCCCTCACCCCGGGCGAGGTGCAGTCGGTGCACCTCGTGCCGAACGACCCGCCGGCCGTGCCCGAGGCGGTCGCGGCGGTGCTGGACGCCGACTGGGTGGTGCTGGGACCCGGCTCCTGGTTCTCCTCGGTGATCCCGCACCTGCTGGTCCCCGAGCTGCTGGACGCCCTCGTCGAGACGAAGGCGCGCCGGGTGCTCTCGCTGAACCTCGCCCCGCAGCCCGGAGAAACCGAGGGCTTCTCCCCGCAGCGTCATTTGGAGGTTTTGGGGCGACACGCCCCTAAACTCGCCCTGGACGTGGTGCTGGCCGACGAGGCCGCCGTGCCCGACCGCGACTTGCTGACCGATGCCGCCAAGCGGTTCGGCGCCGCGGTCGAGCTGGCCCCCGTGGCCCGGACCGACGGAAGCCCCCGGCACGACCCGGAGCTGTTGGCCGCCGCGTACGACCGTATTTTTCGGATGCATGGAAGGATCGGCCCATGGCGATGACGGCAGCGGTGAAGGACGAGATCAGCCGGCTCCCCGTCACCCGTACCTGCTGCAGGAAGGCGGAGGTCTCCGCCGTTCTGCGGTTCGCCGGCGGCCTCCACCTGGTCAGCGGGCGCATCGTGATCGAGGCGGAGCTGGACACCGCCATGGCCGCCCGGCGGCTCAAGCGGGACATCCTGGAGATCTTCGGCCACAGCTCCGAACTGATCGTGATGGCGCCGGGCGGACTGCGCCGCGGCTCCCGCTACGTGGTGCGCGTGGTCGCCGGAGGCGACCAGCTCGCCCGTCAGACCGGTCTGGTGGACGGCCGGGGCCGTCCGATCCGCGGCCTGCCCCCGCAGGTGGTCTCGGGAGCCACCTGCGACGCCGAGGCCGCCTGGCGCGGTGCCTTCCTCGCACACGGCTCCCTCACCGAGCCCGGCCGTTCCTCCTCCCTGGAGGTGACCTGCCCCGGCCCCGAGGCCGCGCTCGCCCTGGTCGGCGCCGCCCGTCGGCTGCACATCGCCGCCAAGGCGCGCGAGGTGCGCGGCGTGGACCGGGTGGTCGTCCGGGACGGCGACGCGATCGGCGCGCTGCTCACCCGGCTGGGCGCGCACGAGTCGGTGCTGGCCTGGGAGGAGCGCCGGATGCGCCGCGAGGTGCGGGCCACGGCGAACCGGCTGGCCAACTTCGACGACGCCAACCTGCGCCGCTCCGCCCGCGCCGCCGTCGCGGCCGGCGCCCGGGTGCAGCGCGCGCTGGAGATCCTCGGCGACGACGTGCCCGAGCACCTCGCCGCGGCCGGCCGGCTGCGCATGGAGCACAAGCAGGCCTCCCTGGAGGAGCTGGGCGCGCTCGCCGACCCGCCGCTCACCAAGGACGCGGTGGCCGGACGCATCCGCCGGCTGCTGGCGATGGCCGACAAGCGCGCCGCGGACCTCGGCATCCCCGGCACGGAGGCCAACCTCAGCGAGGAACTGGACGACAAGATCGGCGTCTGACGCGCCCCGCGCGATCGTCCGACGCCTGACCGGAGCACCGGCGCCGCCGCCCAGTCGGGTGAGCGGCGCCGGTTCCGTGTGTCGCGGGGGCGCCCTTGACTCGATCATGTTGTGTCATGAGCCTGGCAACTGTTCGCCGCCGTGGCGGACCTCTCCCAGGGGGGCTCATGAGACGCAGAGCGAGATCGATCCTCGCCGTCGGCACGCTCCTGATCGGCGGAGCCGGCTTCGCACCCGCCGCCCAGGCGCAACCCGCACCGACCTCGTCCGGCGATCCCGGCGAGGTCAAGGTCTACCGCGCCGACGTCACGCGGCAGCAGGTGCCCCTGCTGCTGGCGGCGGGGCAGGACGGCCACGAACTCGGCGAGCGGGTGCCCGAACGGGGCACGGCCGCCGTCGAGGTGTATCTCACCGAGGGACAGGCGCGGAAGCTCGGGAAACAGGGCGTCGACCTCACCGAGCACACGCTCCCCGCCCGGGCGGAGAAGCGCGTGGCGGACGCCGCCGAGGGCGTCTTCCGCCCGTACAGCGGCAAGGGCGGCCTCAAGGAGGAGATCCTGCGCACCGCGCAGCGCAACCCCTCCCTCACCAAGGTCGTCTCCATCGGGAAGACGGTCCGGGGGCAGGACATCCTCGCCCTGAAGCTCACCAAGCGGGCCCGCACGAGCAAGGACGGCTCCCGGCCCGCCGTCCTCTACATGGCCAACCAGCACGCCCGTGAGTGGATCACGCCGGAGATGACCCGCCGGCTGATGCACCACTACCTGGATCGCTACCGCACCGACCGGCGGATCAAGAGGATCGTCGACACCACCGAGCTGTGGTTCGTCCTCTCCGCCAACCCCGACGGCTACGACCACACCTTCGCCGACGACGCCAACCGCCTGTGGCGCAAGAACCTGC from Streptomyces sp. DH-12 carries:
- the whiA gene encoding DNA-binding protein WhiA → MAMTAAVKDEISRLPVTRTCCRKAEVSAVLRFAGGLHLVSGRIVIEAELDTAMAARRLKRDILEIFGHSSELIVMAPGGLRRGSRYVVRVVAGGDQLARQTGLVDGRGRPIRGLPPQVVSGATCDAEAAWRGAFLAHGSLTEPGRSSSLEVTCPGPEAALALVGAARRLHIAAKAREVRGVDRVVVRDGDAIGALLTRLGAHESVLAWEERRMRREVRATANRLANFDDANLRRSARAAVAAGARVQRALEILGDDVPEHLAAAGRLRMEHKQASLEELGALADPPLTKDAVAGRIRRLLAMADKRAADLGIPGTEANLSEELDDKIGV
- the yvcK gene encoding uridine diphosphate-N-acetylglucosamine-binding protein YvcK gives rise to the protein MTRRTPRLSRLRRAVPEGRAGRPAETRGARPRRRGAQPKVVALGGGMGLSASLAALRRITGDLTAVVTVADDGGSSGRLRDELGVLPPGDLRKALAALCGDDDWGQTWARVIQHRFQSKGDLHEHAVGNLLIVALWEQLGDHVKALDLVGMLLGAHGRVLPMSAVPLELQALVKGHDPERPDDIGTVRGQATVALTPGEVQSVHLVPNDPPAVPEAVAAVLDADWVVLGPGSWFSSVIPHLLVPELLDALVETKARRVLSLNLAPQPGETEGFSPQRHLEVLGRHAPKLALDVVLADEAAVPDRDLLTDAAKRFGAAVELAPVARTDGSPRHDPELLAAAYDRIFRMHGRIGPWR